In one window of Kitasatospora sp. MMS16-BH015 DNA:
- a CDS encoding ABC transporter permease, whose protein sequence is MSAVWRASRAAVKRRKLQTTIIGVVVLLSTTTITIALALMAAAAAPFDDAFSQQRGAHVVATFDSAKVSDAQVAQTAHRRGVEAAGPFGEAVVAVPDGTPGMVAGPLTVVGRSGPQSPVDHLDLWAGHWPTGPGEIVLNSRPSGRSASFPPEFTVPLPDGSSLRVVGFASSVSQSAGAWVTPGQLASLHPRSVQMLYRFADPETDQSVRAGLATATAGLPPDALTGSQSYLALKKAVSARTDAYAPFLMTFGVLGLVVAVLIVANVVSGAVVSGLRHIGVLKALGFTPNQVAAVYVLMISVPAVAGCLIGVVLGNLLARPLLSSAFQGLGVQDVSVSLWVDVVALLGMPAVVALAALGPALRAHRLSAAEAITAGSAPRVGRALGVQRRLGGSGLPRSVSLGLGLPVARPARTALTVAVIVLVKPP, encoded by the coding sequence ATGAGTGCGGTGTGGCGTGCCTCCCGGGCGGCCGTGAAGCGCCGGAAGCTGCAGACGACGATCATCGGCGTCGTCGTCCTGCTCTCCACCACGACGATCACGATCGCCCTCGCGCTGATGGCGGCCGCCGCGGCCCCCTTCGACGACGCCTTCTCCCAGCAGCGCGGCGCCCATGTCGTGGCCACCTTCGACAGTGCGAAGGTCTCGGACGCGCAGGTGGCGCAGACGGCCCACCGCCGGGGCGTGGAGGCGGCGGGCCCGTTCGGCGAGGCGGTCGTCGCCGTGCCGGACGGGACGCCGGGCATGGTGGCCGGTCCGTTGACGGTGGTGGGCCGGTCCGGTCCGCAGAGCCCGGTGGACCACCTGGACCTGTGGGCCGGCCACTGGCCCACCGGCCCCGGCGAGATCGTCCTGAACAGCCGCCCGTCCGGCCGCAGCGCGTCCTTCCCGCCCGAGTTCACGGTGCCGCTGCCCGACGGATCGAGCCTCAGGGTCGTCGGCTTCGCCTCCAGCGTGAGCCAGTCGGCCGGCGCGTGGGTGACACCGGGTCAGCTCGCGAGCCTGCACCCGCGGAGCGTCCAGATGCTCTACCGCTTCGCCGACCCCGAGACGGACCAGTCCGTCCGGGCCGGCCTGGCCACCGCCACCGCGGGCCTTCCCCCGGACGCCCTGACCGGATCGCAGTCCTACCTCGCCCTGAAGAAGGCCGTCAGCGCCCGGACCGACGCCTACGCCCCGTTCCTGATGACCTTCGGCGTCCTCGGGCTGGTGGTCGCCGTACTGATCGTCGCCAACGTGGTCAGCGGCGCGGTGGTCTCGGGCCTGCGACACATCGGCGTCCTGAAGGCGCTGGGCTTCACGCCCAACCAGGTGGCCGCGGTCTACGTCCTGATGATCTCCGTGCCCGCGGTCGCCGGCTGCCTGATCGGCGTCGTCCTCGGCAATCTGTTGGCCCGGCCCCTGCTGTCCAGCGCGTTCCAGGGGCTCGGGGTGCAGGACGTGAGCGTCAGCCTCTGGGTGGACGTCGTCGCGCTGCTGGGCATGCCGGCGGTGGTCGCGCTCGCCGCGCTCGGCCCCGCCCTGCGAGCCCACCGGCTGTCCGCGGCCGAGGCGATCACCGCGGGCAGCGCCCCCCGCGTCGGGCGCGCGCTGGGCGTCCAGCGACGGCTCGGCGGCTCGGGGCTGCCCCGCTCGGTCAGCCTCGGGCTGGGCCTGCCGGTCGCCCGTCCCGCGCGCACCGCGCTGACCGTGGCGGTCATCGTGCTGGTCAAGCCGCCGTGA
- a CDS encoding ABC transporter ATP-binding protein has translation MVTDGSTDKVVVRLDGVSKEYGDSVALDGVSLDIRAGEAVAVMGPSGCGKSTVLNMVAGLDRPTAGSVVVHGEDLGTLNETGLALYRRRRVGMIFQFFNLIDDLPALDNVALAAQLTGSPTAQARRRALELLDELGIADRRNAYPAALSGGERQRVGVARALMNRPAVLLADEPTGALDSRSGEQVMDLLIDLNQIGQTLLIVTHDPRLATRCASRLIEFADGRVARESALERTA, from the coding sequence ATGGTTACAGATGGCAGCACCGACAAGGTGGTCGTGCGCCTCGACGGCGTGAGCAAGGAGTACGGGGACTCGGTCGCGCTCGACGGGGTCTCGCTGGACATCCGGGCCGGGGAAGCGGTCGCGGTGATGGGCCCGTCGGGCTGCGGCAAGTCCACCGTGCTCAACATGGTCGCCGGCCTCGACCGCCCGACCGCCGGCTCGGTCGTGGTCCACGGCGAGGACCTCGGGACGCTGAACGAGACCGGTCTCGCGCTGTACCGGCGTCGGCGGGTCGGCATGATCTTCCAGTTCTTCAACCTGATCGACGACCTGCCGGCGCTGGACAACGTGGCACTGGCCGCGCAACTGACCGGCAGTCCGACCGCGCAGGCACGTCGGCGCGCGCTCGAGCTCCTCGACGAGCTGGGCATCGCCGACCGCCGCAACGCCTATCCGGCGGCACTCAGCGGCGGCGAGCGCCAGCGGGTCGGCGTCGCCCGCGCCCTGATGAACCGTCCGGCCGTGCTGCTGGCCGACGAGCCGACCGGCGCGCTGGACAGCCGGTCCGGCGAACAGGTGATGGACCTCCTGATCGACCTCAACCAGATCGGCCAGACCCTGCTGATCGTCACCCACGACCCGCGCCTGGCCACCCGCTGCGCCAGCCGGCTGATCGAGTTCGCCGACGGCAGGGTGGCCCGCGAGAGCGCATTGGAGCGGACGGCATGA
- a CDS encoding ribonuclease domain-containing protein encodes MTTSARRVLAAFALAGAVLASSATAHADTFASGPTAQARSGGSSGPVRSAVPDRAWQTLRLIDAGQWPPSDGSGTKGGTVWPNRDGALPRTDGDGHPIQYRQWDVNRKKPGQPRDSERIVTGDNGTAWYSPDLFHTFQRMR; translated from the coding sequence ATGACCACCAGTGCCAGGCGTGTACTCGCCGCCTTTGCCCTTGCCGGAGCAGTTCTCGCCTCCTCCGCGACCGCTCACGCCGACACCTTCGCGAGTGGACCCACCGCACAGGCGCGGTCGGGCGGCTCGTCCGGCCCCGTGCGCTCTGCCGTTCCGGACCGGGCGTGGCAGACCCTGCGTCTGATCGACGCGGGCCAGTGGCCGCCGAGCGACGGCTCGGGCACCAAGGGGGGCACCGTCTGGCCGAATCGCGACGGAGCGTTGCCGCGCACCGATGGTGACGGCCACCCGATCCAGTACCGGCAGTGGGACGTCAACCGGAAGAAGCCCGGTCAGCCCCGGGATTCCGAGCGCATCGTCACCGGCGACAACGGCACGGCCTGGTACAGCCCCGACCTCTTCCACACCTTCCAGCGCATGCGCTGA
- a CDS encoding universal stress protein, whose product MTGMNEGYGDERRPGRIVVGVSGSLGSLAALHRAVDEARRTDAEVLAVLAWVPQGGEHAYRLAPCPPLLAAWRQAAVERLREALAEAFGGAPAGVRLSAEVVRGEAAPALVGAADRPEDVLVVGAGSGSWLRRGLRPSVTGYCVKHASCPVLAVPRPDLQRELDALHRRNAWHLPTAPAPIR is encoded by the coding sequence ATGACGGGCATGAACGAGGGTTACGGCGACGAGCGACGGCCCGGGCGGATCGTCGTCGGGGTCAGCGGATCGCTCGGAAGTCTGGCGGCCCTGCACCGTGCCGTCGACGAGGCCCGTCGGACCGACGCCGAGGTGCTGGCGGTGCTCGCCTGGGTCCCGCAGGGCGGCGAGCACGCCTACCGCCTGGCGCCCTGCCCGCCGCTGCTGGCCGCCTGGCGGCAGGCCGCAGTCGAGCGCCTGCGCGAGGCCCTGGCCGAAGCCTTCGGCGGGGCTCCCGCCGGTGTGCGGCTGTCCGCCGAGGTGGTGCGCGGCGAGGCCGCGCCCGCGCTGGTGGGGGCCGCCGACCGGCCGGAGGACGTGCTGGTGGTCGGGGCCGGCAGCGGCAGTTGGCTGCGGCGGGGGCTGCGACCGTCGGTGACCGGGTACTGCGTCAAGCACGCCTCCTGCCCCGTCCTCGCGGTGCCGAGGCCCGACCTCCAGCGCGAGCTGGACGCCCTCCACCGCCGCAACGCCTGGCACCTGCCGACCGCGCCGGCGCCGATCCGCTGA
- a CDS encoding Na+/H+ antiporter produces MRAVGAVLLLVVLATTVATGARRWRIPAPSLLVLAGLAVALIPGAPALRIAPETIGLVVLPPLLYASAEELSLRDLRSVWRPVTVLAFGLVLASAAAVGALATALTPLPGPMAFVLGAVLASTDPVAVTALGRRLALPGRVQVLVQAESLFNDATSLVLFRVAVTVAVASGAVGWQAAGGQFALLAGGGSAIGAAVAGGVTLIRRRTTDPVLETVIALVTPYGAYVLAESAHTSGVTAVVIAGVLLGRSGHRLTDARIRLQLHAVYAVVVFLLESVVFSIVGLELPTLVRELPSGAGLWPLQALALAGALIALRVIWMLPLSAAVRPGRGRPSWRIATVVSWAGTRGVMPLAAALSIPLAAENGRPLPGRALVLVLTTAVVVFTLVVQGLSLARVVNRSGLALEPEHTAREEDQAREALTRAGLTHLDQLTDLESIPDHVVDRVRRGLTARLDQTEEPTTGAPALAAYRALRHEVIAVQTTALRRLYDDHLISDTTRRRLQRDLDLEETGLGTS; encoded by the coding sequence ATGCGAGCGGTCGGGGCGGTCCTTCTCCTGGTGGTCCTGGCCACGACAGTCGCCACCGGCGCCCGCCGTTGGCGGATCCCCGCACCCTCCCTCCTCGTCCTGGCCGGGCTCGCGGTGGCGCTGATACCCGGGGCCCCCGCCCTGCGCATCGCCCCGGAGACCATCGGCCTGGTCGTGCTGCCCCCGCTGCTCTACGCCTCCGCCGAGGAGCTGTCGCTGCGCGACCTGCGCTCGGTCTGGCGCCCCGTCACCGTCCTCGCCTTCGGCCTGGTGCTCGCCTCGGCCGCCGCCGTCGGCGCCCTCGCCACCGCCCTCACCCCGCTGCCCGGCCCGATGGCCTTCGTGCTCGGCGCGGTCCTCGCCAGCACCGACCCGGTCGCGGTCACCGCACTCGGCCGCCGGCTGGCCCTCCCCGGCCGGGTCCAGGTCCTCGTCCAGGCCGAGAGCCTCTTCAACGACGCCACCTCCCTCGTGCTCTTCCGGGTCGCCGTCACCGTCGCCGTCGCCTCCGGAGCGGTCGGCTGGCAGGCGGCGGGCGGGCAGTTCGCCCTCCTCGCGGGCGGCGGCAGCGCGATCGGCGCGGCGGTCGCGGGCGGGGTCACCCTGATCCGGCGCCGCACCACCGACCCGGTGCTCGAAACCGTCATCGCCCTGGTCACCCCGTACGGCGCCTACGTGCTCGCCGAATCGGCCCACACCTCGGGCGTGACCGCCGTGGTGATCGCCGGCGTGCTGCTCGGCCGCTCCGGCCACCGCCTCACCGACGCCCGCATCCGCCTCCAGCTCCACGCCGTGTACGCCGTCGTCGTCTTCCTCCTCGAAAGCGTCGTCTTCAGCATCGTCGGCCTCGAACTGCCCACCCTGGTCCGCGAACTGCCCAGCGGCGCCGGGCTCTGGCCGCTCCAGGCCCTCGCCCTGGCCGGCGCGCTGATCGCCCTGCGGGTGATCTGGATGCTCCCCCTCTCGGCGGCCGTCCGGCCGGGCCGGGGACGGCCGTCCTGGCGGATCGCCACCGTGGTCAGCTGGGCCGGGACGCGCGGCGTGATGCCGCTGGCCGCCGCCCTCTCCATCCCCCTCGCCGCCGAGAACGGCCGCCCGCTCCCCGGGCGCGCCCTGGTGCTCGTCCTCACCACCGCCGTGGTGGTCTTCACCCTGGTCGTCCAGGGCCTGAGCCTGGCCCGCGTGGTCAACCGCTCCGGGCTCGCCCTCGAACCCGAGCACACCGCCCGCGAGGAGGACCAGGCCCGCGAGGCCCTCACCCGGGCCGGCCTGACGCACCTCGACCAGCTCACCGACCTGGAGAGCATCCCCGACCACGTGGTCGACCGCGTCCGCCGCGGCCTCACGGCCCGGCTCGACCAGACCGAGGAGCCGACCACCGGCGCCCCCGCCCTGGCCGCCTACCGCGCCCTGCGCCACGAGGTCATCGCCGTCCAGACCACGGCCCTCCGCCGCCTCTACGACGACCACCTGATCAGCGACACCACCCGCCGCCGGCTCCAACGCGACCTCGACCTCGAAGAGACCGGCCTCGGCACCTCCTGA
- the kdpB gene encoding potassium-transporting ATPase subunit KdpB — protein MPPQVLEKDAVTPAPTAPPGSRHRVAGGALFDPKQLIAVLPEALRKLHPRVMVRNPVMFVVEVGSALTTLSAVLEPTVFAWLISVWLWLTVVFANLAEAVAEGRGKAQAASLRRARQGTTARRLRHWRVGEPRLEEEVVAAEQLCLHDFVVVAAGEVIPGDGDVVEGVASVDESAITGESAPVIREAGGDRCSVTGGTRVLSDRIVVRITAKPGLTFIDRMIALVEGAERKKTPNEIALNLLLASLTVVFILSVVTLQPIAIYAGAEQTTAVLVALLVALIPTTIGALLSAIGIAGMDRLVQRNVLAMSGRAVEAAGDVDVLLLDKTGTITLGNRQAVRLLAAPGVPDDRLAEAAQLSSLADETPEGRSIVELAGRYRLRERAPGELGQLEFVPFSAQSRMSGVDLVWPDGMVIGVRKGAAAAVSAWVYERGGRVPGEVLETVDVISAGGGTPLLVAVHDRHGARVLGVVQLKDVVKEGIRERFAELRRMGIRTVMVTGDNPLTARAIAAEAGVDDFLAEATPEDKLALIKREQEGGKLVAMTGDGTNDAPALAQADVGVAMNTGTSAAKEAGNMVDLDSNPTKLIEIVRVGKQLLITRGALTTFSIANDVAKYFAIIPAMFAGAYPGLHHLNIMELHSPTSAITSAIIFNALIIVALIPIALRGVRYRPASASQLLARNLRIFGLGGLVLPFLGIKLIDLLVVQFLF, from the coding sequence ATGCCTCCCCAGGTTCTTGAGAAGGACGCTGTCACCCCTGCCCCGACAGCGCCGCCGGGCAGTCGGCACCGGGTCGCGGGCGGTGCCCTGTTCGATCCGAAGCAGCTGATCGCCGTGCTCCCGGAGGCGCTGCGCAAGCTGCACCCCCGGGTGATGGTGCGCAACCCGGTGATGTTCGTGGTGGAGGTCGGGTCGGCGCTCACCACGCTGTCGGCGGTGCTGGAGCCGACCGTGTTCGCCTGGCTGATCAGCGTCTGGCTCTGGCTGACGGTGGTCTTCGCCAACCTGGCCGAGGCGGTGGCCGAGGGGCGTGGCAAGGCCCAGGCGGCCTCGCTGCGCAGGGCCCGGCAGGGCACGACGGCCCGGCGGCTGCGGCACTGGCGGGTGGGCGAGCCGCGGTTGGAGGAGGAGGTGGTGGCGGCGGAGCAGCTGTGCCTGCACGACTTCGTGGTGGTGGCCGCGGGAGAGGTGATCCCCGGGGACGGTGACGTGGTCGAGGGCGTGGCCAGCGTCGACGAGTCGGCGATCACGGGCGAGTCCGCGCCGGTGATCCGTGAGGCCGGCGGCGACCGCTGCTCGGTGACCGGCGGCACCCGGGTGCTCTCCGACCGGATCGTGGTGCGGATCACCGCAAAGCCGGGCCTGACCTTCATCGACCGGATGATCGCCCTGGTGGAGGGCGCGGAGCGGAAGAAGACCCCGAACGAGATCGCGCTCAACCTGCTGCTCGCCTCGCTGACCGTCGTGTTCATCCTGAGCGTGGTCACCCTGCAGCCGATCGCCATCTACGCCGGCGCCGAGCAGACCACGGCCGTGCTGGTGGCCCTGCTGGTGGCGCTGATCCCGACCACGATCGGCGCGCTGCTCTCGGCGATCGGCATCGCGGGCATGGACCGGCTGGTGCAGCGCAACGTCCTGGCGATGTCCGGGCGCGCGGTGGAGGCGGCCGGGGACGTGGACGTGCTGCTGCTGGACAAGACCGGCACCATCACGCTGGGCAACCGCCAGGCCGTCCGGCTCCTGGCCGCCCCCGGCGTGCCGGACGACCGGCTGGCCGAAGCCGCACAGCTCTCCTCGCTGGCGGACGAGACCCCGGAGGGCCGCTCCATCGTCGAGCTGGCCGGGCGGTACCGGCTGCGTGAGCGGGCGCCGGGCGAGCTGGGGCAGCTGGAGTTCGTGCCGTTCAGCGCGCAGAGCCGGATGAGCGGGGTCGATCTGGTCTGGCCGGACGGGATGGTGATCGGCGTCCGCAAGGGCGCGGCGGCGGCGGTCTCCGCCTGGGTGTACGAGCGGGGTGGGCGGGTGCCGGGCGAGGTGCTGGAGACCGTGGATGTGATCTCCGCGGGCGGTGGCACGCCGTTGCTGGTCGCCGTGCACGACCGGCACGGCGCCCGGGTGCTGGGCGTGGTCCAGCTCAAGGACGTGGTCAAGGAGGGCATCCGGGAGCGCTTCGCCGAGCTGCGGCGGATGGGCATCCGCACCGTGATGGTGACGGGCGACAACCCGCTGACCGCCCGGGCGATCGCGGCGGAGGCCGGCGTGGACGACTTCCTCGCGGAGGCCACGCCCGAGGACAAGCTCGCCCTGATCAAGCGCGAGCAGGAGGGCGGCAAGCTGGTCGCGATGACCGGTGACGGCACCAACGACGCCCCCGCGCTGGCCCAGGCCGATGTCGGGGTGGCGATGAACACCGGCACCTCCGCCGCGAAGGAGGCCGGCAACATGGTCGACCTGGACTCCAACCCGACCAAGCTGATCGAGATCGTCCGAGTGGGCAAGCAACTGCTCATCACCCGAGGGGCGTTGACCACCTTCTCGATCGCCAACGACGTGGCCAAGTACTTCGCGATCATCCCCGCGATGTTCGCCGGCGCCTACCCGGGGCTGCACCACCTCAACATCATGGAGCTGCACAGCCCCACCTCGGCCATCACCTCGGCGATCATCTTCAACGCCCTGATCATCGTCGCCCTGATCCCGATCGCCTTGCGCGGCGTCCGCTACCGGCCCGCCTCCGCCTCCCAGTTGCTCGCCCGCAACCTGCGGATCTTCGGGCTCGGCGGACTGGTGCTGCCCTTCCTCGGCATCAAGCTGATCGATCTGCTGGTGGTGCAGTTCCTGTTCTGA
- a CDS encoding SDR family NAD(P)-dependent oxidoreductase, whose translation MSVALSALPQPSAGSAPFALVTGASSGIGWETARLLAGHGATVLVHARTAEEAEGAVERLAARGVARHLLLPVAADFTRLAAVRELAETVARTTSELHLLVNNAAIMAPERCTLTEDGIEVSFQVNFLAAHVLADLLREPLTAAGGARIVNVSSSLARTASMNWNDPNRAKKYSRVAAYAQSQLALSIDTQAMAPEGSGITAVSVNPGLCDTALLPLYGRVGAPPAEGAQAVVRLCLPQTRLTNGEYYDGGDIAPTALAVHEDRSQRRLGRLAELLATQA comes from the coding sequence GTGTCCGTTGCCCTGTCCGCCCTCCCCCAGCCTTCGGCCGGGAGTGCCCCCTTCGCCCTCGTCACCGGAGCCTCCTCCGGGATCGGCTGGGAGACCGCCCGGCTGCTCGCCGGCCACGGTGCCACCGTGCTCGTCCACGCCCGTACCGCCGAGGAGGCCGAGGGCGCGGTCGAGCGCCTCGCCGCCCGAGGCGTCGCCCGGCACCTGCTGCTGCCGGTCGCGGCGGACTTCACCCGCCTGGCCGCCGTGCGCGAGCTGGCCGAGACCGTCGCCCGGACCACCTCCGAGCTGCACCTGCTGGTCAACAACGCCGCGATCATGGCACCGGAGCGGTGCACCCTGACCGAGGACGGCATCGAGGTGTCCTTCCAGGTCAACTTCCTCGCCGCGCACGTCCTGGCCGACCTGCTGCGCGAGCCGCTCACGGCCGCCGGCGGGGCGCGGATCGTCAACGTGTCCTCCTCGCTGGCCCGGACGGCCTCGATGAACTGGAACGACCCCAACCGGGCCAAGAAGTACTCCCGGGTCGCGGCCTACGCCCAGTCGCAGCTCGCCCTCAGCATCGACACCCAGGCGATGGCCCCCGAGGGGTCCGGGATCACGGCCGTGAGCGTCAACCCCGGGCTGTGCGACACCGCGCTGCTGCCGCTGTACGGCCGGGTCGGCGCGCCGCCAGCCGAGGGCGCGCAGGCGGTGGTCCGGCTCTGCCTGCCGCAGACGCGGCTCACCAACGGCGAGTACTACGACGGCGGGGACATCGCCCCGACCGCGCTCGCTGTCCACGAGGACCGCTCGCAGCGCCGGCTGGGCCGGCTCGCCGAGCTGCTCGCCACCCAGGCCTGA
- a CDS encoding APC family permease, with the protein MRSEELGETLLPKRLALPIFASDPLSSVAYATGEILLVLTVGGTAFLYLTPWIGAAVVALMAVVVMSYRQVVHAYPSGGGSYEVVSKNLGTNSGLVVAASLLVDYVMTVAVSVASGVDNIISAFNGLADYRVLLAVGFVVLLTAMNLRGVRESGRAFAAPTYLFIGGILLMVVTGLIRVVFGDDPQAPTAAFGIHPAEGGDNLAGLGLLMLGLRAFASGCTALTGVEAISNGVPAFRAPKSKNAASTMSAMGILAVVMFIGVTVLAMTSNVHYVEDACQLTGVAGDCAKYTQQTVIAQLASTFLGGDNSILFYFIQAVTALVLILAANTAFNGFPLLASILAQHRYLPRQMHTRGDRLAFSNGIIALAVVAGGLLWFYKADVTSLIHLYILGVFTSFTLSQIGMVKHWNRALATETDPAVRRSAQRSRVINGLGAVTTALVLVIVLITKFTQGAWLAVLAAVVLWAMMRGIRRHYDTVAEQLAVEDPRAESAKPSQVHGLVLVSKLHKPTLRALGYAQAFRPDTLEAVTVAVEKEATAELSAQWEAYGIEVPLKVLDSPFREITKPVVQYVREYRRSSPREAVAVFIPEYVVGHWWEHLLHNQSALWLKSRLLFTPGVMVISVPWQLASATRADRPARRAPGAARRGEPTPVRDVAEPERI; encoded by the coding sequence ATGCGCAGCGAGGAGCTGGGCGAGACCCTGCTGCCCAAGCGGCTGGCCCTGCCGATCTTCGCTTCAGACCCGCTCTCCTCGGTGGCCTACGCCACCGGCGAGATCCTGCTCGTCCTCACGGTGGGCGGCACCGCCTTCCTCTACCTCACGCCCTGGATCGGGGCGGCGGTGGTGGCCCTGATGGCGGTCGTGGTGATGTCCTACCGCCAGGTGGTGCACGCCTACCCGAGCGGCGGCGGCTCCTACGAGGTGGTGTCGAAGAACCTCGGCACCAACTCCGGCCTGGTGGTGGCGGCCTCGCTGCTGGTCGACTACGTGATGACGGTCGCGGTGTCGGTCGCCTCGGGCGTCGACAACATCATCTCCGCGTTCAACGGGTTGGCCGACTACCGGGTCCTGCTCGCGGTGGGCTTCGTGGTGCTGCTGACGGCGATGAACCTGCGCGGTGTCCGCGAATCCGGCCGCGCCTTCGCCGCGCCGACCTACCTCTTCATCGGCGGCATCCTGCTGATGGTGGTCACCGGCCTGATCCGGGTGGTGTTCGGGGACGACCCGCAGGCGCCCACGGCGGCGTTCGGGATCCACCCGGCCGAGGGCGGGGACAACCTGGCCGGTCTCGGGCTGCTGATGCTCGGCCTGCGGGCCTTCGCCTCCGGCTGCACCGCGCTGACCGGCGTGGAGGCGATCTCCAACGGCGTGCCCGCCTTCCGGGCGCCGAAGTCGAAGAACGCCGCGAGCACCATGAGTGCGATGGGCATCCTGGCGGTCGTGATGTTCATCGGCGTCACCGTGCTGGCGATGACCTCGAACGTGCACTACGTCGAGGACGCCTGCCAGCTGACCGGAGTGGCCGGCGACTGCGCGAAGTACACCCAGCAGACGGTGATCGCCCAGCTCGCCTCGACCTTCCTCGGCGGCGACAACAGCATCCTCTTCTACTTCATCCAGGCGGTCACCGCCCTGGTCCTGATCCTGGCCGCCAACACCGCGTTCAACGGCTTCCCGCTGCTGGCCTCGATCCTCGCGCAGCACCGGTACCTGCCCCGGCAGATGCACACCCGCGGCGACCGGCTCGCGTTCTCCAACGGCATCATCGCGCTGGCCGTGGTGGCCGGCGGCCTGCTCTGGTTCTACAAGGCCGACGTCACCAGCCTGATCCACCTCTACATCCTGGGCGTCTTCACCTCCTTCACGCTGTCGCAGATCGGCATGGTGAAGCACTGGAACCGCGCCCTCGCCACGGAGACCGACCCCGCCGTCCGCCGCTCCGCCCAGCGCTCCCGGGTGATCAACGGCCTCGGCGCGGTCACCACCGCGCTGGTCCTGGTGATCGTCCTGATCACCAAGTTCACCCAGGGCGCCTGGCTGGCCGTGCTGGCCGCCGTGGTGCTGTGGGCGATGATGCGCGGCATCCGCCGCCACTACGACACCGTCGCCGAGCAGTTGGCGGTCGAGGATCCGCGGGCCGAGTCGGCCAAGCCCTCCCAGGTGCACGGCCTGGTGCTGGTCTCCAAGCTGCACAAGCCCACCCTGCGGGCCCTCGGCTACGCCCAGGCGTTCCGGCCGGACACCCTGGAGGCCGTCACCGTGGCGGTGGAGAAGGAGGCCACCGCCGAGCTGAGCGCGCAGTGGGAGGCCTACGGCATCGAGGTGCCGTTGAAGGTGCTCGACTCGCCGTTCCGTGAGATCACCAAGCCGGTGGTGCAGTACGTGCGCGAGTACCGGCGCAGCTCGCCGCGCGAGGCGGTGGCGGTGTTCATCCCCGAGTACGTGGTCGGCCACTGGTGGGAGCACCTGCTGCACAACCAGTCCGCGCTCTGGCTGAAATCCCGGCTGCTTTTCACTCCGGGCGTCATGGTGATCAGCGTGCCCTGGCAGCTCGCCTCGGCCACGCGTGCCGACCGCCCGGCCCGTCGGGCGCCCGGCGCCGCCCGACGGGGCGAGCCGACCCCGGTGCGGGACGTAGCCGAGCCCGAGCGGATCTGA
- the kdpF gene encoding K(+)-transporting ATPase subunit F → MSAENIAGLIVAVALIGYLVVALIYPEKF, encoded by the coding sequence GTGAGCGCCGAGAACATCGCAGGTCTCATCGTCGCCGTCGCGCTCATCGGCTACCTCGTCGTGGCGCTGATCTACCCGGAGAAGTTCTGA